The proteins below come from a single Panicum hallii strain FIL2 chromosome 7, PHallii_v3.1, whole genome shotgun sequence genomic window:
- the LOC112900122 gene encoding leucine-rich repeat extensin-like protein 5 → MSSTPPPSVFGKSGNLTVSVTPSPDTPSSPESESPGSEFSTPPTSPRSEDSPESPPSTPSALAQRAPPPPLDGSVPTPPLVRTVPPLLPTPTSPRAEYSHESPPSTPPAPAPAPRAPPSPPVDSVPTPPLVRMVSPLLLGPTVLRAEYSHESPPSTPPAPAQRSPPPPPVDSVPTPPLVGTVSPLLLARTSRRAEYSHESPPSTPPASAQTASPPPPVDSVPTPLVRTVSPLLHAEELSRTLPVQVPPLQVLEFSSPPPPVQVPPPQFEKTSRGSGGSVLVLFWDAVARMQEAHASLDEHISRWFGLDQSKYQWALNEYYESTGQEKDSGKAGNPKEHSCKTQEV, encoded by the exons ATGTcgtccacgccgccgccgtcggtgtTCGGCAAGTCGGGCAACCTCACGGTCTCCGTCACCCCATCGCCAGACACGCCGAGCTCGCCTGAGTCGGAGAGCCCGGGGTCCGAGTTCTCCACGCCCCCTACGAGTCCCCGCTCTGAGGACTCGCCTGAatcgccgccgtccaccccgTCGGCGCTGGCGCAGAGGGCGCCTCCACCCCCGCTTGATGGTTCGGTCCCCACGCCGCCGCTGGTCAGGACGGTCCCTCCGCTGCTTCCCACCCCTACGAGTCCCCGGGCCGAGTACTCTCATGAatcgccgccgtccaccccgccggcgccggcgccggcgccgagggCCCCTCCGTCCCCGCCTGTGGATTCGGTCCCCACGCCGCCGCTGGTCAGGATGGTCTCTCCGCTGCTTCTCGGCCCTACGGTTCTCCGCGCCGAGTACTCGCATGAATCGCCGCCATCCACCCCACCAGCGCCGGCGCAGAGGAGCCCTCCGCCCCCACCTGTTGATTCGGTCCCAACGCCGCCGCTGGTCGGGACGGTTTCTCCGCTGCTTCTCGCCCGTACGAGTCGCCGCGCCGAGTACTCGCATGAatcgccgccgtccaccccaCCGGCATCGGCGCAGACAGCCTCTCCACCTCCCCCTGTTGATTCCGTCCCCACGCCGCTCGTCAGGACGGTCTCTCCACTGCTTCATGCGGAGGAGCTCTCCCGGACCCTGCCGGTCCAGGTGCCGCCACTGCAGGTTCTGGAGTTCTCCAGCCCCCCGCCACCGGTCCAGGTGCCACCGCCGCAGTTTGAGAAGACGTCGCGCGGGTCGGGCGGATCGGTGCTCGTGCTGTTCTGGGATGCGGTTGCGCGCATGCAAGAAG CGCATGCAAGCTTAGATGAGCACATTTCGAGATGGTTCGGGCTGGACCAGTCCAAGTACCAGTGGGCGCTCAACGAATACTACGAGAGCACCGGACAG GAGAAAGATTCTGGCAAAGCCGGCAATCCGAAGGAGCACAGTTGTAAAACTCAGGAAGTATAA